Proteins co-encoded in one Stenotrophomonas maltophilia genomic window:
- the tolA gene encoding cell envelope integrity protein TolA: MHADALPPPQQREPGWGLPLALAVLVHLLVALIFIGAWLWSPERNTDAAAGDPSVEASLALSASEAAAARQALRQSEKLEDLPPPVAEPIPVPEDTVPPPQPIPEPRPQDAPTPQQQQAQERVAQPDTKDQEAANALAISQEKAKQEQEAKRRQEQIDLTERKRQEEAEQKLRLAKQQEEDAKKKLADQARQAADKAEAEKQKKIAEIRAKREQAEKEAKLAEQKLRQVAAARNAAGTAAAGASGAAQPAAGGGGNSDDLSAKYAAAIQAKVLSQWVRPDTVPLGQRCQITITQIPGGTVMQAKVSPSCPYDEAGKRSIEAAVLNAQPLPYRGFESVFARTLNFTFTAQDR; this comes from the coding sequence ATGCACGCTGACGCCCTGCCACCCCCGCAGCAGCGCGAACCCGGCTGGGGCCTGCCCCTGGCGCTGGCCGTGCTGGTGCATCTGCTGGTCGCGCTGATCTTCATCGGCGCCTGGCTGTGGTCGCCCGAACGCAATACTGATGCCGCCGCCGGCGATCCCTCGGTCGAAGCCAGCCTGGCGCTGTCCGCGTCCGAGGCCGCCGCCGCGCGCCAGGCCCTGCGCCAGTCGGAAAAACTGGAAGACCTGCCGCCGCCGGTGGCCGAGCCGATCCCGGTGCCGGAAGACACCGTGCCGCCGCCGCAGCCGATTCCCGAACCGCGCCCGCAGGACGCGCCGACGCCGCAGCAGCAACAGGCGCAGGAGCGTGTCGCGCAGCCGGATACCAAGGACCAGGAAGCGGCCAACGCACTGGCCATCTCGCAGGAGAAGGCCAAGCAGGAGCAGGAAGCCAAGCGCCGCCAGGAGCAGATCGACCTGACCGAACGCAAGCGCCAGGAAGAAGCGGAGCAGAAGCTGCGCCTGGCCAAGCAGCAGGAAGAGGACGCCAAGAAGAAGCTGGCCGACCAGGCCCGCCAGGCCGCGGACAAGGCCGAGGCGGAAAAGCAGAAGAAGATCGCCGAGATCCGCGCCAAGCGTGAGCAGGCCGAGAAGGAAGCCAAGCTGGCCGAGCAGAAGCTGCGCCAGGTGGCTGCCGCGCGCAATGCCGCCGGTACCGCCGCTGCCGGCGCCAGTGGTGCTGCGCAGCCGGCCGCCGGCGGTGGTGGCAACAGCGACGATCTTTCGGCCAAGTACGCCGCGGCGATCCAGGCCAAGGTGCTGTCGCAGTGGGTGCGCCCGGATACGGTGCCGCTGGGCCAGCGCTGCCAGATCACCATCACCCAGATCCCAGGTGGCACGGTGATGCAGGCCAAGGTCAGCCCGAGCTGCCCGTACGACGAGGCCGGCAAGCGCTCGATCGAGGCCGCCGTGCTCAACGCGCAGCCGCTGCCGTACCGCGGCTTCGAGTCGGTGTTCGCGCGCACGCTCAACTTCACCTTTACCGCCCAGGATCGCTGA
- the tolB gene encoding Tol-Pal system beta propeller repeat protein TolB, with product MKKMPRWLAVFAALLLPFAAVAQQKGLDIDIIGGNASALPITIVPMPYQGSAAAPQTDVAGVVRADLERSGQFRTLPEAQIVEKPVRGGDIQFATWRALKQNYIVVGRVLDAGAGAYRVEYELFDVPKGERLLGLAMTARGNAMRDVAHQMADAIYEKITGIRGAFWTRIAYVTASGKGDAMRYALMVADSDGYNPQTIVRSAEPLLSPSWSPDGGKLAYVSFERGNSAIYIQNIATGARELVTSFRGINSAPAFSPDGRKLALTLSRSGNPEIYVMDLGSKQLTQLTNHFAIDTEPTWAPDGSAVYFTSDRGGRPQVYKVGAGGGSAERVTFQGNYNAKPSVSYDGKKIAVAQGSGNSYKIAMMDSSLGSPRWSTLSPGSLDESPSFAPNASMVLYAAREGGRGVLYAVSADARVRQRLVLADGDVREPAWSPYRTQR from the coding sequence ATGAAAAAGATGCCTCGCTGGCTTGCCGTGTTTGCGGCCCTGTTGCTGCCCTTTGCTGCCGTCGCGCAGCAGAAGGGGCTGGATATCGACATCATCGGCGGCAATGCCTCCGCGCTGCCGATCACCATCGTGCCGATGCCCTACCAGGGTTCGGCGGCTGCACCGCAGACCGACGTCGCCGGGGTGGTCCGTGCCGACCTGGAGCGCTCCGGCCAGTTCCGCACGCTGCCCGAAGCGCAGATCGTCGAAAAGCCGGTGCGCGGCGGCGACATCCAGTTCGCCACCTGGCGCGCGCTGAAGCAGAACTACATCGTGGTCGGCCGCGTGCTCGACGCCGGTGCCGGCGCCTACCGCGTCGAGTACGAACTGTTCGACGTGCCCAAGGGCGAGCGCCTGCTGGGCCTGGCGATGACCGCCCGTGGCAATGCCATGCGCGATGTCGCCCACCAGATGGCTGACGCCATCTACGAGAAGATCACCGGCATCCGCGGCGCCTTCTGGACCCGCATCGCCTACGTGACCGCCAGCGGCAAGGGCGACGCCATGCGCTATGCGCTGATGGTGGCCGACTCTGATGGCTACAACCCGCAGACCATCGTGCGTTCGGCCGAGCCGCTGCTGTCGCCGTCGTGGAGCCCGGATGGCGGCAAGCTGGCCTATGTCAGCTTCGAGCGTGGCAATTCGGCCATCTACATCCAGAACATCGCCACCGGCGCGCGTGAGCTGGTCACCAGCTTCCGTGGCATCAACAGCGCCCCGGCGTTCTCGCCCGATGGCCGCAAGCTGGCCCTGACCCTGTCACGTTCGGGCAACCCGGAAATCTACGTGATGGATCTGGGCAGCAAGCAGCTGACCCAGCTGACCAACCACTTCGCCATCGATACCGAGCCGACCTGGGCGCCGGACGGCAGCGCGGTGTACTTCACCTCCGACCGCGGCGGCCGTCCGCAGGTCTACAAGGTCGGGGCCGGCGGCGGCAGCGCCGAGCGCGTGACCTTCCAGGGCAACTACAACGCCAAGCCCTCGGTGTCCTACGACGGCAAGAAGATCGCCGTGGCACAGGGCTCGGGCAACAGCTACAAGATCGCGATGATGGACAGCTCGCTGGGCTCGCCGCGCTGGAGCACGCTGTCCCCGGGTTCGCTGGATGAATCGCCCAGCTTCGCGCCCAACGCAAGCATGGTGCTGTACGCCGCCCGCGAAGGTGGCCGTGGTGTGTTGTATGCCGTTTCGGCCGATGCGCGGGTTCGCCAGCGCCTGGTCCTGGCCGATGGTGATGTGCGCGAGCCGGCATGGTCCCCATACCGTACTCAGCGCTAA
- the pal gene encoding peptidoglycan-associated lipoprotein Pal, whose protein sequence is MNKSTRVLLVSLLSVAVLAGCSKKVKEEPQAPVDTGTSTTTPTGPSTSGLYGPGDLDTDACLRQRVVYFDLDKEDVKPEFQAIMACHAKYLRDRPSSRITLQGHTDERGSRAYNQALGERRGNGVNSALQANGGSASQLTVVSYGEERPVCTESNESCWSQNRRVEIVYTAQ, encoded by the coding sequence ATGAACAAGTCCACCCGCGTTCTGCTTGTTTCCCTGCTGTCTGTGGCCGTCCTGGCCGGTTGCTCGAAGAAGGTGAAGGAAGAGCCGCAGGCTCCGGTCGACACCGGCACCTCGACCACCACCCCGACCGGTCCGTCGACCTCCGGCCTGTACGGCCCGGGCGACCTGGACACCGACGCCTGCCTGCGCCAGCGCGTTGTCTACTTCGACCTGGACAAGGAAGACGTGAAGCCGGAATTCCAGGCCATCATGGCTTGCCACGCCAAGTACCTGCGTGACCGTCCGTCCTCGCGCATCACCCTGCAGGGCCACACCGACGAGCGCGGTTCGCGCGCGTACAACCAGGCCCTGGGTGAGCGTCGTGGCAACGGCGTCAACTCGGCCCTGCAGGCCAACGGTGGCTCGGCTTCGCAGCTGACCGTCGTGTCCTACGGTGAAGAGCGTCCGGTCTGCACCGAGTCGAACGAGTCCTGCTGGTCGCAGAACCGTCGCGTCGAAATCGTCTACACCGCGCAGTAA
- the ybgF gene encoding tol-pal system protein YbgF, producing the protein MRIGITLMLVVAAALVAAAPAHAQRQSLADRVGALEQQMYNNSANQDLLNQINQLRQQVTSLQASIEQLQHDNAQLKQSAQDQYLDLDSRLNRLEGGNAAPALPPVPASAPKAAPAPAKPAAAATSERPPSVHGDAGSLAATGDERTSYNVAFDSLKAGKYDDSAQLFLSFLQLYPNGVYAPNALYWLGESYYATRNFPMAETQFRELLSRYPTHDKAAGGLLKIGLSQYGEGKVDQAQQTLETVVAQYPGSDAARTAQDRLQSIRLGKQIR; encoded by the coding sequence ATGCGCATTGGCATCACATTGATGCTGGTCGTTGCGGCAGCCCTCGTGGCTGCCGCACCGGCGCATGCACAGCGACAGAGCCTGGCCGATCGTGTCGGCGCGCTCGAGCAGCAGATGTACAACAACAGTGCCAACCAGGACCTGTTGAACCAGATCAACCAGCTGCGGCAGCAGGTCACCAGCCTGCAGGCCTCGATCGAGCAGTTGCAGCACGACAACGCCCAGCTCAAGCAGTCCGCCCAGGACCAGTACCTGGATCTGGACAGCCGCCTGAACCGGTTGGAAGGGGGCAATGCCGCCCCGGCCCTGCCGCCCGTTCCGGCGAGCGCGCCGAAGGCCGCCCCGGCCCCGGCAAAACCCGCAGCGGCGGCCACTTCCGAGCGGCCGCCTTCGGTCCATGGCGATGCCGGCAGCCTGGCCGCCACCGGCGACGAGCGCACCTCCTACAACGTCGCCTTCGATTCGCTCAAGGCCGGCAAGTACGATGACTCGGCGCAGCTGTTCCTGAGCTTCCTGCAGCTGTACCCGAACGGCGTGTACGCGCCGAACGCGCTGTACTGGCTGGGCGAGAGCTATTACGCCACCCGCAATTTCCCGATGGCCGAGACCCAGTTCCGTGAACTGCTCTCGCGCTATCCAACCCACGACAAGGCCGCTGGCGGCCTGCTCAAGATCGGCCTGTCGCAGTATGGCGAGGGCAAGGTCGACCAGGCCCAGCAGACGCTGGAGACCGTCGTGGCGCAGTACCCGGGCTCGGACGCCGCGCGTACCGCCCAGGACCGCCTGCAGTCCATTCGCCTCGGCAAGCAGATCCGCTGA